A single window of Stigmatella aurantiaca DNA harbors:
- a CDS encoding CocE/NonD family hydrolase, translated as MSRFLIALVVLASASPAWAQAPKRPAYQGEPTERAGFIREHYTKYEFRIPMRDGVRLFTSIYVPSDASPRKRYPILLQRTPYSVAPYGVDRYKRGLGSSVAFEKEGFIFAFQDVRGRNLSEGEFVNVRPQLPTKRGAQDIDESTDTYDTIQWLVKNVPGNNDRVGMWGISYPGFYAAAGAIDSHPSLKAVSPQAPIADWYWDDMHRHGAFNLMLAFNFFSSFGKPRPQPTANEDWDRFDHGTPDGYQFFLDMGPLSNADTRYFKGDIAFWKDFTAHPNYDAFWKARNVLPHLRNIKAAVLVVGGWYDTEDLYGPLRTYSAIEQQNPKASNSLVMGPWTHGGWAREDGASLGDADFGFPTSAGFQEAVLAFFKHHLKEGPKPELPEAWVFEGGANRWRGFDAWPPKTVRETRLYFQPKGGLTFNPPSGTGALFDEYVSDPSRPVPFTAEITPQLSKPYMAEDQRFASRRPDVLVYQTEPLDKDLTLAGPLEAELWVSTTGTDADWVVKLIDVNPGKLPGWRRQDEDEGTRNRGGQQTLVRGEPFRGRFREDYATPKPFTPGEVTKVRFVINDVFHTFLRGHRVMIQVQSSWFPFIDRNPQTFVPNIFEAKEEDFVRATHRVYRSAANPSALKVQVLPALGD; from the coding sequence ATGTCCCGCTTCCTCATCGCCCTGGTGGTGCTGGCCTCCGCGAGCCCCGCGTGGGCCCAGGCGCCCAAGCGCCCCGCATACCAGGGCGAGCCCACCGAGCGCGCCGGGTTCATCCGCGAGCACTACACCAAGTACGAGTTCCGCATCCCCATGCGCGATGGCGTGCGGCTCTTCACGTCCATCTACGTGCCCAGCGATGCGAGCCCTCGCAAGCGCTACCCCATCCTGCTCCAGCGCACGCCCTACTCGGTCGCGCCCTATGGCGTGGACCGGTACAAGCGGGGCCTGGGCAGCTCGGTGGCCTTCGAGAAGGAGGGCTTCATCTTCGCCTTCCAGGACGTGCGTGGCCGGAACCTGTCCGAGGGCGAGTTCGTCAACGTGCGGCCGCAGCTGCCCACGAAGCGAGGGGCCCAGGACATCGACGAGAGCACGGACACCTACGACACCATCCAGTGGCTGGTGAAGAACGTGCCGGGCAACAACGACCGCGTGGGCATGTGGGGCATCTCGTATCCGGGCTTCTACGCGGCGGCGGGCGCCATCGACTCGCACCCCTCGCTCAAGGCCGTGTCGCCCCAGGCCCCCATCGCCGATTGGTACTGGGACGACATGCACCGGCATGGCGCCTTCAACCTGATGCTGGCCTTCAACTTCTTCTCCTCCTTCGGGAAGCCGCGGCCCCAGCCCACGGCCAACGAGGACTGGGACCGGTTCGATCACGGCACGCCCGACGGCTACCAGTTCTTCCTGGACATGGGGCCGCTGAGCAACGCGGACACGCGCTACTTCAAGGGGGACATCGCGTTCTGGAAGGACTTCACCGCCCACCCGAACTACGACGCGTTCTGGAAGGCGCGGAACGTGCTGCCCCACCTGCGCAACATCAAGGCCGCGGTGCTGGTGGTGGGCGGCTGGTACGACACCGAGGACCTGTACGGCCCGTTGCGGACCTACAGCGCCATCGAGCAGCAGAACCCGAAGGCGTCCAACAGCCTCGTCATGGGCCCCTGGACCCACGGCGGGTGGGCCCGGGAAGACGGTGCCTCGCTGGGCGATGCCGACTTCGGCTTCCCGACGAGCGCGGGCTTCCAGGAGGCCGTGCTGGCCTTCTTCAAGCACCACCTCAAGGAGGGCCCGAAGCCCGAGCTGCCCGAGGCCTGGGTCTTCGAGGGGGGCGCCAACCGCTGGCGGGGCTTCGATGCCTGGCCCCCCAAGACCGTGCGCGAGACCCGGCTCTACTTCCAGCCCAAGGGCGGCCTGACGTTCAACCCTCCCTCCGGCACGGGGGCCCTCTTCGACGAGTACGTGAGTGACCCCTCCCGGCCCGTGCCCTTCACGGCGGAGATCACCCCCCAGTTGAGCAAGCCGTACATGGCCGAGGACCAGCGTTTCGCCTCGCGCCGGCCGGACGTGCTCGTCTATCAGACCGAGCCGCTCGACAAGGACCTGACGCTCGCGGGGCCCCTGGAGGCCGAGCTGTGGGTGTCCACCACGGGCACCGACGCGGACTGGGTGGTGAAGCTCATCGACGTGAACCCGGGCAAGCTGCCCGGCTGGCGCCGGCAGGACGAGGACGAGGGCACCCGCAACCGGGGTGGCCAGCAGACGCTGGTGCGGGGCGAGCCGTTCCGCGGCCGGTTCCGGGAGGACTACGCCACGCCCAAGCCGTTCACGCCGGGCGAGGTGACGAAGGTGCGCTTCGTCATCAACGACGTCTTCCACACGTTCCTGCGCGGGCACCGGGTGATGATCCAGGTGCAGTCGAGCTGGTTCCCGTTCATCGACCGCAACCCGCAGACCTTCGTCCCCAACATCTTCGAGGCGAAGGAGGAGGACTTCGTGCGCGCCACCCACCGCGTGTACCGTTCCGCAGCGAACCCCAGCGCCCTCAAGGTGCAGGTGCTGCCCGCGCTGGGCGATTGA
- a CDS encoding gamma-glutamyltransferase family protein, with product MNAAGMLPRALMGLLVLAMLTPAPLRAQSTAKPVLHGKHWVAITGKPLAATAGAMIFHKGGNAVDAACAMLAATATMWDVLSWGGETQALIYDPRTRKVVGINALGVAPTGATVAFFQQKNLPYPPEYGPLAAVTPGTPGGLMVMLAEYGTLSLRDVLGPALQMADEGYPIEAQAANSLEKHKEKLKQWRYTRAVMLPHAGEAREAPQPGEVFRQPDLAATLKKLLEAEQRALASGKNRKQAILAAYERFYRGDIAREFVRGAQEEGGLITLEDLSRWKVHIEQPVKTDYKGIEVYKLTTWVQGPVLLQALNILEGQDLKGMGYNSARYIHALYQAMNLAFADRDFYYGDPYFPPEEPIRGLLSKEYAKQRAKLISWEKNDPDIKPGDPYPFQGGTNPYAQLLTQWPPKPPAPPSAPQTSLEDFERTFYAGTTSIQAADAKGWVVSITPSGGWVPAVIAGRTGVGMSQRMQSFAMSEAESPFNVLEPGKRPRATLTPSLALKDGKPFLSFAVQGGDSQDQNLLQFFLNVVEFGMTVQEAAEAANINSFQLRNSFGDHTSKPGKLLLHEQMPPWVRGELKRMGYELSFEARTSGPINAIAFDAKHGTFWGGSSHHGEDYGIAW from the coding sequence ATGAACGCAGCAGGGATGCTCCCCCGGGCCCTCATGGGCCTGCTTGTCCTGGCGATGCTCACCCCCGCGCCCCTCCGGGCGCAGTCCACCGCCAAGCCCGTGCTGCACGGCAAGCACTGGGTGGCCATCACGGGCAAGCCGCTCGCGGCCACCGCGGGCGCGATGATCTTCCACAAAGGGGGCAACGCGGTGGATGCCGCCTGCGCGATGCTGGCCGCCACCGCCACCATGTGGGACGTGCTGAGCTGGGGCGGGGAGACCCAGGCCCTCATCTATGATCCCCGCACGCGCAAGGTGGTGGGCATCAACGCCCTGGGGGTGGCGCCCACGGGGGCCACCGTGGCGTTCTTCCAGCAGAAGAACCTGCCATATCCCCCCGAGTACGGCCCCCTGGCCGCCGTCACCCCGGGCACCCCGGGCGGGCTGATGGTGATGCTCGCGGAGTACGGCACCCTGTCGCTGCGGGACGTGCTGGGCCCCGCGCTGCAGATGGCGGACGAGGGCTACCCCATCGAGGCCCAGGCGGCCAACAGCCTGGAGAAGCACAAGGAGAAGCTCAAGCAGTGGCGCTACACGCGCGCGGTGATGCTGCCGCACGCGGGAGAGGCCCGCGAGGCCCCCCAGCCGGGCGAGGTGTTCCGCCAGCCAGACCTCGCCGCCACGCTGAAGAAGCTCTTGGAGGCGGAGCAGCGGGCGCTGGCCTCGGGCAAGAACCGCAAGCAGGCCATCCTGGCCGCCTACGAGCGCTTCTACCGGGGGGACATCGCCCGCGAGTTCGTCCGGGGGGCCCAGGAGGAAGGAGGGCTCATCACCCTGGAGGACCTGAGCCGCTGGAAGGTCCACATCGAGCAGCCCGTCAAGACGGACTACAAGGGCATCGAGGTCTACAAGCTCACCACGTGGGTGCAGGGCCCGGTGCTGCTCCAGGCGCTCAACATCCTGGAGGGCCAGGACCTGAAGGGCATGGGCTACAACAGCGCGCGCTACATCCACGCGCTCTACCAAGCGATGAACCTGGCCTTCGCCGACCGGGACTTCTACTACGGCGATCCGTACTTCCCGCCGGAGGAGCCCATCCGGGGCCTGCTGTCGAAGGAGTACGCGAAGCAGCGGGCGAAGCTCATCTCCTGGGAGAAGAACGATCCGGACATCAAGCCGGGAGACCCCTACCCTTTCCAGGGCGGCACCAACCCGTATGCGCAGCTGCTCACGCAGTGGCCTCCCAAGCCTCCGGCCCCTCCGAGCGCGCCGCAGACGAGCCTGGAGGACTTCGAGCGCACCTTCTACGCGGGGACCACGTCCATCCAGGCTGCGGATGCGAAGGGCTGGGTGGTGTCCATCACCCCCAGCGGCGGCTGGGTGCCCGCCGTCATCGCGGGCCGCACGGGGGTGGGCATGAGCCAGCGCATGCAGAGCTTCGCGATGAGCGAGGCGGAGAGCCCCTTCAACGTGCTGGAGCCGGGCAAGCGGCCCCGGGCCACGCTCACCCCGAGCCTGGCCCTGAAGGACGGCAAGCCGTTTCTCTCCTTCGCCGTCCAGGGCGGGGACAGCCAGGACCAGAACCTGCTCCAGTTCTTCCTGAACGTGGTGGAGTTCGGGATGACCGTGCAGGAGGCGGCCGAGGCCGCCAACATCAACAGCTTCCAGCTGCGCAACTCGTTCGGAGACCACACCTCGAAGCCAGGCAAGCTGCTGCTGCACGAGCAGATGCCGCCCTGGGTGCGCGGAGAGCTCAAGCGCATGGGGTACGAGCTGAGCTTCGAGGCGAGGACCTCAGGCCCCATCAACGCCATCGCCTTCGACGCGAAGCACGGCACCTTCTGGGGTGGCTCCAGCCACCATGGTGAGGACTATGGCATCGCCTGGTAA